From one Fusobacterium mortiferum ATCC 9817 genomic stretch:
- a CDS encoding ABC transporter ATP-binding protein: MYLKIENISKIFEKERGVKNISFQLEKGELVSFLGPSGCGKTTLLNIIGGFVKNDSGSIYLEDKDITEYPPEKREIVTVFQNYALFPHMNVVENVKYGLKYRGYNKEEQIKLAKEYLKIVGLEGYEKNSVGELSGGQQQRVALARALVLQPKILLLDEPFSNLDAKLKIAMREEIKELQKRLGISMIFVTHDQEEALSISDRIVVMSNGEIVQIGKPEEIYYSPKNRYVAEFIGKINFLEIGNKRPEEIKMRRDDSGDAVILNREFMGATTLFVVERLEKKIYVTIPGEEALKYRVGDRVVLELK; the protein is encoded by the coding sequence ATGTATCTAAAAATTGAGAATATTAGTAAGATATTTGAAAAGGAAAGAGGGGTAAAAAATATCTCTTTTCAACTGGAAAAGGGAGAGTTGGTATCTTTTTTAGGTCCTAGTGGTTGTGGAAAAACAACGTTACTAAATATAATAGGTGGATTTGTAAAAAATGATAGTGGGAGTATCTATCTAGAAGATAAAGATATAACTGAGTACCCTCCAGAGAAGAGAGAGATTGTAACAGTATTTCAAAACTATGCACTTTTTCCTCATATGAATGTAGTAGAGAATGTAAAATATGGATTAAAATATAGAGGATATAATAAAGAGGAACAGATAAAATTAGCTAAGGAGTATCTAAAAATAGTAGGACTTGAGGGGTATGAAAAAAACTCTGTGGGAGAACTAAGTGGAGGACAGCAACAAAGAGTTGCCTTAGCTAGAGCTTTGGTATTACAACCTAAAATTTTACTTTTAGATGAGCCTTTTAGTAATCTTGATGCAAAATTAAAAATAGCTATGAGAGAGGAGATAAAGGAGTTACAAAAGAGATTGGGAATAAGTATGATATTTGTAACTCACGACCAAGAGGAAGCTTTGAGTATCTCTGATAGAATAGTTGTTATGTCAAATGGAGAGATAGTTCAAATAGGAAAACCTGAAGAGATATACTATTCTCCTAAAAATAGATATGTAGCTGAATTTATAGGGAAGATAAACTTTTTAGAAATAGGAAATAAAAGACCAGAAGAGATAAAAATGAGAAGGGATGACAGTGGAGATGCTGTTATTTTAAATAGAGAGTTTATGGGAGCTACAACTCTATTTGTAGTGGAGAGATTGGAGAAAAAAATATATGTAACTATTCCTGGAGAAGAAGCTTTAAAATATAGAGTGGGAGATAGGGTGGTACTAGAGTTGAAATAA
- a CDS encoding ABC transporter substrate-binding protein — translation MKKILLAMLFGAMTLTSFAEGKLKVVAAYGGKEKIFQQFSKDTGIEVDFIDMSSGEVLSKLQAEKGKPSADVWFGGGLDSFISAKNKGLLEKYISPEMEEVPLKYRDKDGYWSGVSLVLVGFMVNNEILEDRGLEAPKTWADLAKEEYRDEVIMANPAISGTNYAMVSNLIQEMGDEKAWAYFEELNKNVPFLAKRGGEPPMKVVTGEFGVAVIPMSGEFILLEEKYPVTTYYPEDMIPWVPAGMAIFKNAENLDSAKKFVDWALSEKGQTVIRDEDPRAMVRDGIATPDVVKKIDMDKLINIDIDVLGNDREKVLNEWNKRFGNKAK, via the coding sequence ATGAAAAAAATTTTATTAGCAATGCTTTTTGGAGCAATGACTTTAACTTCATTTGCAGAAGGGAAATTAAAAGTAGTAGCAGCTTATGGTGGAAAAGAAAAGATATTCCAACAATTTAGTAAAGATACAGGAATAGAGGTAGACTTCATAGATATGTCATCAGGAGAGGTACTATCTAAGTTACAAGCTGAAAAAGGAAAACCATCAGCAGATGTTTGGTTTGGTGGAGGGCTAGATAGTTTTATAAGTGCAAAAAATAAAGGACTTTTAGAGAAATATATATCTCCAGAGATGGAAGAAGTACCTCTAAAATATAGAGATAAAGATGGATATTGGTCAGGAGTTTCTTTAGTTCTAGTAGGATTTATGGTAAATAATGAAATATTAGAAGATAGAGGATTAGAAGCACCAAAAACTTGGGCAGACTTAGCAAAAGAGGAGTATAGAGATGAGGTTATTATGGCTAACCCAGCTATCTCTGGAACTAACTATGCAATGGTAAGTAACCTTATTCAAGAGATGGGAGATGAAAAAGCTTGGGCATATTTTGAAGAGTTAAATAAAAATGTTCCTTTCTTGGCTAAAAGAGGAGGAGAGCCACCTATGAAAGTGGTAACAGGAGAGTTTGGTGTAGCTGTAATCCCAATGTCTGGAGAGTTTATCCTATTAGAAGAAAAATATCCAGTAACTACTTATTATCCAGAGGATATGATTCCTTGGGTTCCAGCTGGAATGGCAATATTTAAAAATGCTGAAAACTTAGACTCAGCTAAGAAATTTGTTGACTGGGCTCTATCTGAAAAAGGTCAAACAGTTATAAGAGATGAAGATCCAAGAGCAATGGTAAGAGATGGAATAGCCACTCCAGATGTAGTTAAAAAAATAGATATGGACAAACTTATTAATATAGATATAGATGTATTGGGAAATGACAGGGAAAAGGTTTTAAATGAATGGAATAAGAGATTTGGAAATAAAGCGAAATAA
- a CDS encoding transporter substrate-binding domain-containing protein, translating into MKGSVKFLLIGAMALMLGACGGGEKQTVLDTNRVYKVGTTAEYPPFETLENGKIVGYDVDVIDAVAKKIGIKYEWKDMNFDGLISALQFKKIDIVIAGISSSPEREKVVNFSIPYHESKTAYIMNKNNPMTMEELKGKTFGVDLGTSYETTARSIEGAKVIAFSSTGGTLLALKSQKVDCIMVGEVVANEYIEKNPELVIFGYGDGEACSIAFNKDDIALQQSFNKALAELKEDGTLKKLQDKYGI; encoded by the coding sequence ATGAAAGGAAGTGTAAAATTTCTATTGATAGGAGCTATGGCTCTTATGCTTGGAGCTTGTGGAGGAGGTGAGAAGCAAACTGTATTAGACACAAATCGTGTATATAAAGTTGGAACTACTGCTGAGTATCCACCATTTGAAACTTTGGAAAATGGAAAAATAGTAGGTTATGATGTAGATGTAATTGATGCTGTGGCAAAGAAGATAGGAATTAAGTATGAGTGGAAAGATATGAATTTTGATGGATTAATCTCTGCTTTACAGTTTAAAAAGATAGATATTGTAATAGCAGGAATAAGTTCAAGTCCAGAGAGAGAAAAAGTAGTTAATTTTTCTATACCTTATCACGAATCAAAGACGGCCTATATTATGAATAAAAATAATCCTATGACTATGGAAGAGCTAAAGGGAAAAACTTTTGGAGTAGATTTAGGAACTAGCTATGAAACAACAGCTAGAAGTATAGAGGGAGCAAAGGTAATAGCTTTTTCATCAACGGGCGGAACACTATTAGCATTAAAAAGTCAGAAAGTAGATTGTATTATGGTAGGAGAGGTAGTGGCTAATGAGTATATAGAAAAAAATCCAGAGTTAGTTATCTTTGGTTATGGTGATGGAGAAGCTTGTTCTATAGCTTTCAATAAAGATGATATAGCTTTACAACAAAGTTTTAATAAGGCTTTAGCTGAGTTAAAAGAAGATGGAACTTTAAAAAAATTACAAGATAAATATGGAATTTAA
- a CDS encoding PHP domain-containing protein, with translation MKVDLHLHDSKYSSDSHVSIAEIIEEARRKGLDGIALTNHESVEVKEEIEELVKKYNFPIFPGVEYLTKDGDIVAFGIDKLPEEQMTAQEFIDYVNKQGGTCTAAHPFRTNNRGLKEKLNIVKGLTAIEGYNGSTQDIHNDMAAQIGKKLGIQVIGSSDAHIQSKVGVFATLLPYPVKNVKELIEALKTNRCKPLVYKDGKYEVIEY, from the coding sequence TTGAAGGTAGATTTACATTTACATGATAGTAAATATTCAAGTGATAGTCATGTTTCAATAGCTGAGATAATTGAAGAGGCGAGAAGAAAGGGATTAGATGGGATAGCTCTAACTAATCATGAGAGTGTTGAAGTAAAAGAAGAGATAGAGGAGTTAGTAAAAAAATATAACTTTCCAATATTTCCAGGTGTTGAGTATTTAACTAAAGATGGAGATATAGTGGCATTTGGAATAGATAAGTTACCTGAAGAGCAGATGACAGCTCAAGAGTTTATAGATTATGTGAATAAACAGGGAGGAACTTGTACAGCAGCACATCCATTTAGAACTAACAACAGAGGATTAAAAGAGAAATTAAATATTGTTAAGGGACTTACAGCGATAGAAGGGTACAATGGAAGTACACAAGATATACACAATGATATGGCAGCTCAAATTGGAAAGAAATTAGGGATACAGGTAATAGGTTCTAGTGATGCTCATATTCAAAGTAAGGTTGGAGTATTTGCAACACTGTTACCATATCCAGTAAAAAATGTAAAAGAGTTGATAGAAGCTCTGAAAACTAATAGATGTAAACCATTGGTTTATAAAGATGGAAAATATGAGGTAATTGAATATTAA
- a CDS encoding dimethylarginine dimethylaminohydrolase family protein, whose product MFKNVIVRTPSKSICDGITSAPELGKPIYEKALEQHKGYIETLKKCGVEVEVLEPLDEFPDSCFVEDVAVLTKNCAIITNPGASSRNKEKEYIIEPIKKYYPEEKIEYIKEPETLDGGDVMMVGNHFYVGKSARTNAEGIKQFIEILEKYGHTGSEVTLEEVLHLKTGVNYIENNTLLVSGEFITKEEFKDYKKIVIPEDEAYASNCIWVNGTVIVPSGYPKVKKAIEEAGYKVICTDTSEFRKIDGGLSCLSLRF is encoded by the coding sequence ATGTTTAAAAATGTAATTGTGAGAACACCAAGTAAATCAATATGTGATGGAATAACTTCAGCACCAGAGTTAGGGAAACCTATCTATGAGAAAGCTTTGGAGCAACATAAGGGGTATATAGAGACATTGAAAAAATGTGGAGTAGAGGTAGAGGTATTAGAGCCACTAGATGAATTTCCAGATTCTTGCTTTGTAGAAGATGTAGCTGTGCTAACTAAAAATTGTGCTATTATAACAAATCCAGGGGCAAGTAGTAGAAATAAGGAGAAGGAGTATATCATTGAACCTATAAAGAAATACTATCCAGAGGAGAAGATAGAGTATATAAAAGAGCCTGAAACTTTAGATGGTGGAGATGTGATGATGGTAGGAAATCACTTCTATGTGGGAAAATCTGCTAGAACTAATGCAGAGGGAATAAAACAGTTTATAGAGATTTTAGAAAAGTATGGACATACTGGAAGTGAAGTAACATTAGAAGAGGTATTACACTTAAAAACAGGAGTAAACTATATAGAAAATAATACTCTTTTAGTATCTGGAGAGTTTATAACAAAGGAAGAGTTCAAAGATTATAAGAAGATAGTGATACCAGAAGATGAGGCTTATGCTTCTAACTGTATCTGGGTAAATGGAACTGTGATTGTACCAAGTGGATATCCTAAGGTGAAAAAAGCAATAGAGGAAGCTGGATACAAGGTAATATGCACAGATACATCTGAGTTTAGAAAGATTGATGGGGGACTTAGCTGTCTATCTTTGAGATTTTAG
- a CDS encoding ABC transporter permease, protein MNGIRDLEIKRNNLIYYGILLCVVVGVVVFSFYPIYKILEVSFYDESGLTLKHYEGIFRDNYPLLKNTLITSIISALLSTIFGGMIAFYMVFSKERVRKFFHYILMLTMISPPFIFGISYITLFGRRGLITYRFLGLHINPYGLKGIILLQLIGELSFATFMLYELFKGLDYNLIAVSRSLGANMLESIKRVLLPISVPAFLGTFFILFTKNLADFGSAVIIGGRYSTLATEAYLTVIGEGNMPKGSAMTLLLIFPALLSYVLYRLFLSKKKNEYNQNKGNVLRRVEFSLPIYLKLILGVVAWSFFGIMLLQYGAIFFSGFYNYTTKGIVFTLEYLERFKLSTLDVFVRTLIYALIAGFFSAIIGVLISYFNKERDGILIKVIEFFSSLPYIIPGTFFGLGYILAFNDGVLTLTGTAAIVVLNCIFRQISIGIKAGDSILARFDLNLLKAGRDLGATKLNLLLDIVLPNLKSAFLIAFVNCFIATMTTIGAIIFLISPGANVATVVLFNYVSQGEYGLASITALAITLITFSLNILVVKFLNNGEKE, encoded by the coding sequence ATGAATGGAATAAGAGATTTGGAAATAAAGCGAAATAATCTTATTTATTATGGAATCTTACTTTGTGTAGTAGTTGGGGTAGTAGTTTTTTCTTTCTACCCCATTTATAAAATACTAGAGGTAAGTTTCTATGATGAAAGTGGATTGACATTGAAACATTATGAAGGGATTTTTAGAGATAACTATCCTTTGTTAAAAAATACTCTAATAACCTCTATAATTTCGGCACTACTCTCTACCATATTTGGTGGAATGATAGCTTTCTATATGGTATTTTCCAAAGAGAGAGTGAGAAAGTTTTTTCACTATATTTTAATGTTGACAATGATATCTCCACCATTTATTTTTGGTATCTCTTATATAACTCTTTTTGGGAGAAGAGGGCTTATAACTTATAGATTTTTAGGATTACATATAAATCCCTATGGACTAAAGGGAATAATATTATTACAACTGATAGGAGAACTTTCCTTTGCTACTTTTATGCTATATGAACTATTTAAAGGTTTAGATTATAATCTCATAGCTGTGTCAAGGTCATTGGGAGCAAATATGTTGGAGAGTATAAAAAGAGTACTACTTCCTATTTCAGTTCCAGCATTTTTAGGGACATTTTTTATTCTATTTACAAAAAATTTAGCTGACTTTGGAAGTGCTGTAATCATAGGTGGAAGGTATAGTACATTAGCTACAGAAGCATATCTTACAGTGATAGGAGAGGGAAATATGCCAAAGGGTTCTGCTATGACTTTGCTTCTTATTTTTCCAGCTCTTCTATCCTATGTGTTATACAGATTATTTTTATCTAAGAAAAAAAATGAGTATAATCAAAATAAAGGAAATGTTTTAAGAAGAGTGGAGTTTTCTCTTCCCATATATTTAAAATTGATTTTAGGAGTTGTGGCTTGGAGCTTCTTTGGAATTATGTTATTGCAGTATGGAGCTATTTTCTTTTCAGGTTTCTATAACTATACAACAAAGGGGATAGTTTTTACATTGGAATATCTTGAAAGATTTAAACTTTCTACTTTAGATGTCTTTGTAAGAACTCTTATCTATGCTCTAATTGCTGGATTTTTTTCTGCAATAATAGGGGTGTTGATATCATATTTTAATAAAGAGAGAGATGGCATATTAATAAAAGTGATTGAATTTTTTTCAAGCTTGCCATATATAATACCAGGGACATTTTTTGGATTGGGATATATACTAGCTTTTAATGATGGGGTTTTAACTTTGACAGGAACAGCTGCCATAGTAGTACTAAACTGTATATTTAGACAGATTAGTATAGGTATAAAGGCGGGAGATTCTATCTTGGCGAGATTTGATTTGAATTTGCTAAAGGCTGGAAGAGATTTGGGAGCTACTAAGCTCAATCTTCTTTTGGATATAGTTTTACCAAATTTGAAGTCAGCTTTTTTAATAGCTTTTGTCAACTGTTTTATAGCTACAATGACAACTATAGGAGCAATTATATTTTTGATATCTCCAGGGGCAAATGTGGCTACAGTTGTATTATTTAACTATGTTTCACAAGGGGAGTATGGACTAGCTTCTATTACAGCTTTAGCAATAACTTTAATCACTTTTTCTTTGAATATATTAGTAGTAAAATTTTTAAATAATGGAGAGAAAGAATAA
- a CDS encoding Gfo/Idh/MocA family protein, with the protein MKVAILGAGYIGGIMAETIKGMAHKDIELYAVGARDIKKAEEFAQKYGIKKAYGSYEELVKDEKIDLVYIATPHSHHYQHGKLCIENGKNILCEKAFTVNEEQARELFRLAKEKNIFITEAIWTRYMPSREIINGIVKSGELGEVHTIQANLGYPIKNVERMRKPELAGGALLDLGVYPINFSMMVFGDEVKDIQAHATFSPEGIDFTDSITLFWEGGKMATLHATMLTATDRMGYIYGEEGYLAITNINNPEKIEQFDKEHRLVKTYEIPKQVSGYEYEVIASYKAIKNSKLECEEMPHEITLKVMNVMDTIRKQWGMKFPCENL; encoded by the coding sequence ATGAAGGTAGCAATATTAGGAGCTGGATACATAGGTGGTATCATGGCAGAAACAATAAAAGGAATGGCTCATAAGGATATAGAACTATATGCAGTGGGAGCAAGAGATATAAAGAAAGCTGAGGAATTTGCACAGAAGTATGGTATAAAAAAAGCTTATGGAAGCTATGAAGAGTTGGTAAAAGATGAGAAGATAGACTTAGTATATATAGCAACTCCACATTCTCATCACTATCAACATGGAAAACTATGTATAGAGAATGGGAAAAATATTCTATGTGAAAAAGCTTTTACAGTGAATGAAGAGCAAGCTAGAGAGTTATTTAGATTAGCTAAGGAGAAAAATATATTTATAACAGAGGCAATTTGGACAAGATATATGCCATCAAGAGAGATAATAAATGGAATTGTAAAGTCTGGGGAGTTAGGAGAGGTGCATACTATTCAAGCTAACTTAGGTTACCCTATAAAAAATGTAGAGAGAATGAGAAAGCCAGAGCTAGCTGGTGGGGCATTATTAGATTTAGGAGTTTATCCAATTAACTTTTCTATGATGGTATTTGGAGATGAGGTAAAGGATATTCAAGCTCATGCTACATTTTCTCCAGAGGGAATAGATTTTACAGATAGTATTACTCTTTTCTGGGAAGGGGGAAAGATGGCAACACTACATGCTACAATGCTTACAGCCACAGATAGAATGGGATATATCTATGGAGAAGAGGGGTATTTAGCTATTACAAATATAAATAATCCTGAGAAAATAGAGCAATTTGATAAGGAGCATAGATTAGTAAAAACTTATGAGATACCAAAACAGGTAAGTGGATATGAGTATGAGGTAATAGCATCTTATAAAGCTATAAAAAATAGTAAGTTAGAGTGTGAAGAGATGCCACATGAGATAACTTTAAAAGTGATGAATGTGATGGACACTATTCGTAAACAATGGGGAATGAAATTTCCTTGTGAAAATCTATAA
- a CDS encoding metallophosphoesterase family protein translates to MKILHTSDWHLGKKLEGAKRIEEQKLFIDTLEKIVTDENPKLILIAGDIFDTPSPSSEAEKLFFDAMKKISNFGKRAIVIIPGNHDSAERLVASKNLAKDFGIIIYENPLEVKEIGEYGQFQVERATEGGLILNIEGERVFLYSLPYVSEAYLDEMYKNVLVEKEEELGESIDGDLTYSEKIGALLKRGVVEVESENIPKIIMAHLFIMGSVGDGDEREAELGGSKGVDLDDLPEVDYIALGHIHKPMKYSRKRACYSGSPIEYRVTENRYKKKIFLADVKGDLDTEIKEIELENYKPIKKYEVKGIDKALELSQSLVGVQEWIYLKIVTDRYLASSEIRELRKNKNIVEIDVKYVDENEGENITYYENGELDIKESFKEYYKKFDGIEPSEEMVELFMRLVEGEEQ, encoded by the coding sequence ATGAAGATTTTACATACATCAGATTGGCATTTAGGGAAAAAATTAGAGGGTGCAAAGAGAATAGAGGAGCAAAAACTCTTTATAGATACATTGGAAAAGATAGTTACAGATGAAAATCCAAAACTTATCTTAATAGCTGGAGATATATTTGACACACCATCTCCAAGCTCAGAGGCTGAAAAGCTATTTTTTGATGCTATGAAAAAGATTTCTAACTTTGGGAAGAGAGCCATTGTTATAATTCCTGGAAACCACGACAGTGCAGAGAGATTGGTAGCTTCTAAAAATTTAGCTAAGGATTTTGGAATTATCATCTATGAAAATCCTTTAGAGGTAAAGGAGATAGGAGAGTATGGACAATTTCAAGTGGAAAGGGCAACTGAGGGGGGACTAATCCTGAATATTGAGGGGGAGAGAGTATTTCTTTACTCCTTACCATATGTAAGTGAAGCATATTTAGATGAGATGTATAAAAATGTCTTAGTTGAAAAAGAGGAGGAGTTAGGAGAGAGCATAGATGGAGATTTAACTTACTCTGAAAAGATAGGAGCTTTATTAAAGAGAGGGGTAGTGGAGGTAGAAAGTGAAAATATTCCTAAAATCATAATGGCACATCTTTTCATAATGGGAAGTGTAGGAGATGGAGATGAGAGAGAGGCAGAGCTAGGTGGAAGTAAGGGAGTGGACTTAGATGACTTACCAGAGGTGGACTATATAGCTTTGGGGCATATACACAAACCTATGAAGTACAGTAGAAAAAGAGCCTGTTACTCTGGTTCTCCAATAGAGTATAGGGTTACAGAGAATAGATACAAGAAAAAAATATTCCTAGCTGATGTAAAGGGAGATTTAGATACAGAGATAAAAGAGATAGAGCTAGAGAACTACAAGCCTATAAAAAAGTATGAGGTAAAAGGGATAGACAAGGCTCTTGAATTATCTCAATCTCTTGTAGGGGTACAGGAGTGGATATATCTAAAAATCGTTACTGATAGGTATCTAGCTAGTAGTGAGATAAGAGAGCTTCGTAAGAATAAGAATATTGTAGAGATAGATGTGAAATATGTAGATGAAAATGAGGGAGAGAATATCACTTACTATGAAAATGGAGAGCTAGATATCAAGGAGAGTTTTAAGGAGTACTATAAAAAGTTTGATGGAATAGAGCCAAGTGAAGAGATGGTAGAGCTATTTATGAGACTAGTAGAGGGGGAGGAGCAATGA